Proteins found in one Methylophilaceae bacterium genomic segment:
- a CDS encoding protein-L-isoaspartate O-methyltransferase: MTILQKNLGNEQARFNMIEQQIRTWEVLDPNVLQLLHKVPREHFVPEAYQGLAFADIEIPLMNGQFMLSPKLEARILQSLAIKATDKVLHVGTGSGYFTALLANMAAHVYSIEIDAELSATAAYKLADEDIRNVTIELGNGIEGLKNKGPYDVVVLTGSSPVEPLQLREQLNVGGTLFMVLGSAPVMEATLITRVSDNGFNKQVIFETCVPPLAHAPQAATFAF, translated from the coding sequence ATGACAATACTACAAAAAAATCTTGGTAACGAGCAAGCGCGTTTTAATATGATAGAGCAGCAAATTCGCACATGGGAAGTATTAGATCCCAATGTGTTGCAGTTGTTGCACAAAGTGCCACGCGAGCATTTTGTACCAGAGGCATATCAAGGTCTGGCTTTTGCAGATATTGAAATACCACTCATGAATGGACAGTTTATGCTTTCGCCTAAGTTAGAGGCGAGGATTTTACAGTCGCTAGCGATTAAAGCCACCGATAAAGTACTACATGTTGGCACGGGTAGTGGTTATTTTACTGCCCTGCTGGCCAATATGGCTGCACATGTCTATTCAATAGAAATTGATGCTGAGTTAAGTGCAACCGCTGCTTATAAACTGGCAGATGAGGATATTCGTAATGTGACAATTGAACTAGGCAACGGCATAGAGGGACTAAAGAACAAAGGACCTTATGATGTGGTTGTATTAACAGGTTCGTCGCCGGTTGAGCCATTGCAGTTGCGAGAACAACTCAATGTAGGCGGCACATTGTTTATGGTATTAGGGTCTGCGCCCGTCATGGAGGCAACCTTAATCACGCGTGTTTCTGACAATGGATTTAATAAACAAGTCATTTTTGAAACTTGTGTGCCACCCTTAGCACATGCGCCCCAAGCAGCGACGTTTGCATTTTAA
- a CDS encoding TolC family outer membrane protein, translated as MLVASMHPAFVLAEGERTSTKPQTLLDIYHQALANDPTLASALSANKAAQEIIEQGKALYRPMINFTTAASNSRTDIRFLNRNIPGGRADFDTYRAGFEARQPIYRKQNLVQMDQAKTQVSQADKQYNLSQQALILRATEAYFQVLIAQDQITLIQAQKAAILSQLAQAKASFEIGTSTITDVNEAQARYDLTVAQEVAAINEHEIAKRAVQAITGDVPQSLARIKTDINVVPLQQSMDDWQEIARENNLNIQIQQETLVLAEQEIARANAGHLPTLDLVASYTDSLINGSPTPFNAGNQLKIATIGLQLDIPLYQGGVISSQARQAVYNKQRAQDDLDLAKRQTDLETQRAFLNLNTSIAQVKAFEQALISSQSQLDSTNLGYEVGVRNSVDVLNAQQQIFAAKRDLLQARYNYLVNIVRLKASAGLVAEADLIEINQQLIALNTDRKVDND; from the coding sequence ATGCTGGTAGCAAGTATGCATCCAGCTTTTGTGTTGGCAGAAGGAGAGCGAACGAGCACAAAGCCGCAAACCTTGCTGGATATCTACCATCAAGCTTTAGCAAATGACCCTACGCTAGCTTCTGCATTGAGCGCCAACAAAGCGGCTCAAGAAATCATAGAGCAAGGTAAAGCGCTCTATCGACCCATGATTAATTTCACTACTGCAGCCAGCAACTCTCGTACAGACATCCGTTTCTTAAACAGAAATATTCCTGGCGGTAGAGCCGATTTTGATACTTATCGCGCTGGCTTTGAGGCGCGTCAGCCTATCTACAGAAAACAAAACTTGGTGCAAATGGATCAAGCCAAAACACAGGTTAGCCAAGCAGATAAGCAATATAATCTGAGCCAACAGGCACTTATTTTGCGGGCAACAGAAGCGTACTTTCAAGTATTAATTGCGCAAGATCAAATTACATTAATCCAAGCACAAAAAGCGGCAATTTTGAGCCAATTGGCACAGGCAAAAGCAAGTTTTGAAATTGGTACCTCAACCATCACCGATGTTAACGAAGCCCAAGCACGTTACGATTTAACGGTGGCGCAAGAAGTGGCGGCGATTAACGAGCATGAAATTGCTAAACGTGCAGTGCAAGCGATTACTGGTGATGTTCCACAAAGTTTGGCTAGAATTAAGACAGATATTAATGTGGTGCCACTACAGCAAAGCATGGATGATTGGCAAGAAATAGCGCGCGAGAATAATTTAAATATTCAAATTCAGCAAGAAACGCTGGTGCTAGCAGAGCAAGAAATAGCACGCGCAAATGCAGGTCATTTGCCCACTTTAGATTTGGTTGCTAGTTATACCGATAGTTTAATTAATGGCAGCCCTACTCCATTTAACGCAGGTAACCAGTTAAAGATTGCTACGATAGGCTTGCAGCTTGATATTCCACTATACCAAGGCGGCGTCATCAGTTCGCAAGCGCGTCAAGCGGTTTATAACAAGCAAAGAGCGCAAGATGATTTGGATTTGGCCAAACGTCAAACAGATTTGGAAACACAACGTGCATTTTTAAATTTAAACACCAGTATTGCCCAAGTCAAAGCATTCGAACAAGCCTTAATCAGCAGCCAAAGCCAATTAGATTCAACCAATTTAGGTTATGAAGTTGGTGTGCGAAACAGTGTAGACGTGTTGAATGCACAGCAACAGATATTTGCTGCTAAACGTGATTTGCTCCAAGCACGCTATAACTATTTGGTGAATATCGTTCGATTGAAAGCATCTGCTGGCTTGGTGGCAGAAGCAGATTTGATTGAGATTAATCAGCAGTTAATCGCATTAAATACTGATAGGAAAGTGGACAATGACTAA